From Clarias gariepinus isolate MV-2021 ecotype Netherlands chromosome 2, CGAR_prim_01v2, whole genome shotgun sequence, one genomic window encodes:
- the hbp1 gene encoding HMG box-containing protein 1 isoform X3: MVWEVKTVPKKVQESKTDCSGMDEAFDLLKCNEDLPSSPGCPSTEGPIEYDDLPELQEVQDDHSSPAVFQVAPDVSHEERPEQSWSLQSASTSTSHTNWLTELANIATSPQSPLLQSAPHPRSSPVHIFAHSNSLHSYARPPLASSSAPSPARSHIRERRRTRASSESESGVFCMSSLFDDDDMGWSHSWPSTIWHCFLKGTRLRFHKGPNVEWQEIEDLVESEDESDDEGGMHLSPLKTYGCEGLKLVALEETVSFGQSVLKLTFDPGSQEAGLLTAECQLDHPFYVKNKGWSSFYPSLTVVQHGIPCYEMQIGDLCLPPGHRDAINCDDSTVFDTFRSYDFTPLDSSAVYVLSSMARQRRASQSSGGTVSPDCDKLERSGSSHHSPSSKSQRSHSSGGSGATPTKCKRPMNAFMLFAKKYRVEYTQMYPGKDNRAISVILGDKWKKMKNEERRMYTMEAKALAEEQKRLNPDCWKRKRTNSGSQQN; this comes from the exons ATGGTGTGGGAAGTAAAAACAGTTCCTAAAAAAGTCCAGGAATCCAAGACAGATTGCTCCGGAATGGACGAGGCATTTGACCTGCTCAAGTGTAATGAGGACCTGCCATCTTCACCAGGCTGCCCCTCCACTGAAGGCCCTATAGAATATG ATGACTTACCAGAGCTACAGGAAGTGCAGGATGACCACTCATCCCCAGCAGTGTTCCAGGTGGCCCCGGACGTGTCACATGAAGAGAGGCCTGAGCAAAGCTGGAGCCTGCAATCAGCGAGCACTAGCACTTCACACACAAATTGGCTCACAGAATTAGCCAACATCGCCACCAGTCCCCAAAGTCCTTTACTGCAGAGTGCACCCCACCCTAG GTCTTCGCCAGTGCACATCTTTGCTCACAGTAACAGTTTACATTCCTATGCTCGGCCTCCATTGGCCTCCAGCAGCGCTCCCAGTCCTGCTCGTAGCCACATAAGAGAGCGTCGCCGCACGAGG GCAAGCAGTGAGTCTGAGTCTGGGGTGTTTTGTATGTCTTCACtgtttgatgatgatgacatgGGGTGGTCCCATTCCTGGCCTTCCACGATTTGGCACTGCTTTCTAAAAG GCACACGACTGCGTTTTCATAAAGGTCCAAATGTGGAGTGGCAGGAAATAGAGGACTTGGTTGAGTCTGAGGATGAGTCTGATGATGAAGGAGGCATGCACCTCAGTCCCCTTAAA acaTATGGATGTGAAGGGTTAAAACTTGTGGCCCTGGAGGAGACAGTGTCATTTGGCCAGTCGGTTCTAAAGTTAACTTTTGACCCTGGTTCTCAAGAGGCTGGCCTTCTAACTGCTGAGTGCCAACTGGACCAtccattttatgtaaaaaacaaag GATGGTCCTCCTTTTATCCAAGCCTAACTGTGGTGCAGCATGGTATTCCCTGTTATGAAATGCAGATTGGGGACTTGTGTCTACCTCCTGGACACCGTGATGCCATCAACTGTGATGACTCAACTGTCTTTGACACCTTCAGGAG TTATGACTTCACCCCTCTAGACTCATCTGCGGTGTATGTGCTGAGCAGTATGGCACGCCAGCGAAGAGCATCCCAGTCGAGCGGGGGCACTGTGAGCCCTGACTGTGACAAGCTGGAACGTTCTGGCTCGTCACATCACTCTCCCAGTAGCAAATCACAACGTAGCCACTCCTCAGGGGGAAGTGGTGCCACACCCACAAAATGCAAACGGCCAATGAACGCCTTCATGCTTTTCGCTAAGAAGTATCGAGTGGAGTACACACAGATGTATCCTGGGAAAGATAACAG AGCTATTAGTGTGATTCTGGGTGATAAAtggaagaaaatgaagaatgagGAGAGAAGGATGTATACCATGGAGGCAAAAGCGCTGGCTGAGGAGCAGAAACGCCTCAACCCAGACTGCTGGAAACGCAAGAGAACCAACTCG GGCTCTCAACAGAATTAG
- the hbp1 gene encoding HMG box-containing protein 1 isoform X1, which yields MIKYDFDQPAHVTRCNMVWEVKTVPKKVQESKTDCSGMDEAFDLLKCNEDLPSSPGCPSTEGPIEYDDLPELQEVQDDHSSPAVFQVAPDVSHEERPEQSWSLQSASTSTSHTNWLTELANIATSPQSPLLQSAPHPRSSPVHIFAHSNSLHSYARPPLASSSAPSPARSHIRERRRTRASSESESGVFCMSSLFDDDDMGWSHSWPSTIWHCFLKGTRLRFHKGPNVEWQEIEDLVESEDESDDEGGMHLSPLKTYGCEGLKLVALEETVSFGQSVLKLTFDPGSQEAGLLTAECQLDHPFYVKNKGWSSFYPSLTVVQHGIPCYEMQIGDLCLPPGHRDAINCDDSTVFDTFRSYDFTPLDSSAVYVLSSMARQRRASQSSGGTVSPDCDKLERSGSSHHSPSSKSQRSHSSGGSGATPTKCKRPMNAFMLFAKKYRVEYTQMYPGKDNRAISVILGDKWKKMKNEERRMYTMEAKALAEEQKRLNPDCWKRKRTNSGSQQN from the exons ATGATCAAGTATGACTTTGATCAA CCTGCACATGTGACGAGGTGTAATATGGTGTGGGAAGTAAAAACAGTTCCTAAAAAAGTCCAGGAATCCAAGACAGATTGCTCCGGAATGGACGAGGCATTTGACCTGCTCAAGTGTAATGAGGACCTGCCATCTTCACCAGGCTGCCCCTCCACTGAAGGCCCTATAGAATATG ATGACTTACCAGAGCTACAGGAAGTGCAGGATGACCACTCATCCCCAGCAGTGTTCCAGGTGGCCCCGGACGTGTCACATGAAGAGAGGCCTGAGCAAAGCTGGAGCCTGCAATCAGCGAGCACTAGCACTTCACACACAAATTGGCTCACAGAATTAGCCAACATCGCCACCAGTCCCCAAAGTCCTTTACTGCAGAGTGCACCCCACCCTAG GTCTTCGCCAGTGCACATCTTTGCTCACAGTAACAGTTTACATTCCTATGCTCGGCCTCCATTGGCCTCCAGCAGCGCTCCCAGTCCTGCTCGTAGCCACATAAGAGAGCGTCGCCGCACGAGG GCAAGCAGTGAGTCTGAGTCTGGGGTGTTTTGTATGTCTTCACtgtttgatgatgatgacatgGGGTGGTCCCATTCCTGGCCTTCCACGATTTGGCACTGCTTTCTAAAAG GCACACGACTGCGTTTTCATAAAGGTCCAAATGTGGAGTGGCAGGAAATAGAGGACTTGGTTGAGTCTGAGGATGAGTCTGATGATGAAGGAGGCATGCACCTCAGTCCCCTTAAA acaTATGGATGTGAAGGGTTAAAACTTGTGGCCCTGGAGGAGACAGTGTCATTTGGCCAGTCGGTTCTAAAGTTAACTTTTGACCCTGGTTCTCAAGAGGCTGGCCTTCTAACTGCTGAGTGCCAACTGGACCAtccattttatgtaaaaaacaaag GATGGTCCTCCTTTTATCCAAGCCTAACTGTGGTGCAGCATGGTATTCCCTGTTATGAAATGCAGATTGGGGACTTGTGTCTACCTCCTGGACACCGTGATGCCATCAACTGTGATGACTCAACTGTCTTTGACACCTTCAGGAG TTATGACTTCACCCCTCTAGACTCATCTGCGGTGTATGTGCTGAGCAGTATGGCACGCCAGCGAAGAGCATCCCAGTCGAGCGGGGGCACTGTGAGCCCTGACTGTGACAAGCTGGAACGTTCTGGCTCGTCACATCACTCTCCCAGTAGCAAATCACAACGTAGCCACTCCTCAGGGGGAAGTGGTGCCACACCCACAAAATGCAAACGGCCAATGAACGCCTTCATGCTTTTCGCTAAGAAGTATCGAGTGGAGTACACACAGATGTATCCTGGGAAAGATAACAG AGCTATTAGTGTGATTCTGGGTGATAAAtggaagaaaatgaagaatgagGAGAGAAGGATGTATACCATGGAGGCAAAAGCGCTGGCTGAGGAGCAGAAACGCCTCAACCCAGACTGCTGGAAACGCAAGAGAACCAACTCG GGCTCTCAACAGAATTAG
- the hbp1 gene encoding HMG box-containing protein 1 isoform X2: protein MATGLPAHVTRCNMVWEVKTVPKKVQESKTDCSGMDEAFDLLKCNEDLPSSPGCPSTEGPIEYDDLPELQEVQDDHSSPAVFQVAPDVSHEERPEQSWSLQSASTSTSHTNWLTELANIATSPQSPLLQSAPHPRSSPVHIFAHSNSLHSYARPPLASSSAPSPARSHIRERRRTRASSESESGVFCMSSLFDDDDMGWSHSWPSTIWHCFLKGTRLRFHKGPNVEWQEIEDLVESEDESDDEGGMHLSPLKTYGCEGLKLVALEETVSFGQSVLKLTFDPGSQEAGLLTAECQLDHPFYVKNKGWSSFYPSLTVVQHGIPCYEMQIGDLCLPPGHRDAINCDDSTVFDTFRSYDFTPLDSSAVYVLSSMARQRRASQSSGGTVSPDCDKLERSGSSHHSPSSKSQRSHSSGGSGATPTKCKRPMNAFMLFAKKYRVEYTQMYPGKDNRAISVILGDKWKKMKNEERRMYTMEAKALAEEQKRLNPDCWKRKRTNSGSQQN from the exons ATGGCGACAGGACTG CCTGCACATGTGACGAGGTGTAATATGGTGTGGGAAGTAAAAACAGTTCCTAAAAAAGTCCAGGAATCCAAGACAGATTGCTCCGGAATGGACGAGGCATTTGACCTGCTCAAGTGTAATGAGGACCTGCCATCTTCACCAGGCTGCCCCTCCACTGAAGGCCCTATAGAATATG ATGACTTACCAGAGCTACAGGAAGTGCAGGATGACCACTCATCCCCAGCAGTGTTCCAGGTGGCCCCGGACGTGTCACATGAAGAGAGGCCTGAGCAAAGCTGGAGCCTGCAATCAGCGAGCACTAGCACTTCACACACAAATTGGCTCACAGAATTAGCCAACATCGCCACCAGTCCCCAAAGTCCTTTACTGCAGAGTGCACCCCACCCTAG GTCTTCGCCAGTGCACATCTTTGCTCACAGTAACAGTTTACATTCCTATGCTCGGCCTCCATTGGCCTCCAGCAGCGCTCCCAGTCCTGCTCGTAGCCACATAAGAGAGCGTCGCCGCACGAGG GCAAGCAGTGAGTCTGAGTCTGGGGTGTTTTGTATGTCTTCACtgtttgatgatgatgacatgGGGTGGTCCCATTCCTGGCCTTCCACGATTTGGCACTGCTTTCTAAAAG GCACACGACTGCGTTTTCATAAAGGTCCAAATGTGGAGTGGCAGGAAATAGAGGACTTGGTTGAGTCTGAGGATGAGTCTGATGATGAAGGAGGCATGCACCTCAGTCCCCTTAAA acaTATGGATGTGAAGGGTTAAAACTTGTGGCCCTGGAGGAGACAGTGTCATTTGGCCAGTCGGTTCTAAAGTTAACTTTTGACCCTGGTTCTCAAGAGGCTGGCCTTCTAACTGCTGAGTGCCAACTGGACCAtccattttatgtaaaaaacaaag GATGGTCCTCCTTTTATCCAAGCCTAACTGTGGTGCAGCATGGTATTCCCTGTTATGAAATGCAGATTGGGGACTTGTGTCTACCTCCTGGACACCGTGATGCCATCAACTGTGATGACTCAACTGTCTTTGACACCTTCAGGAG TTATGACTTCACCCCTCTAGACTCATCTGCGGTGTATGTGCTGAGCAGTATGGCACGCCAGCGAAGAGCATCCCAGTCGAGCGGGGGCACTGTGAGCCCTGACTGTGACAAGCTGGAACGTTCTGGCTCGTCACATCACTCTCCCAGTAGCAAATCACAACGTAGCCACTCCTCAGGGGGAAGTGGTGCCACACCCACAAAATGCAAACGGCCAATGAACGCCTTCATGCTTTTCGCTAAGAAGTATCGAGTGGAGTACACACAGATGTATCCTGGGAAAGATAACAG AGCTATTAGTGTGATTCTGGGTGATAAAtggaagaaaatgaagaatgagGAGAGAAGGATGTATACCATGGAGGCAAAAGCGCTGGCTGAGGAGCAGAAACGCCTCAACCCAGACTGCTGGAAACGCAAGAGAACCAACTCG GGCTCTCAACAGAATTAG
- the LOC128539697 gene encoding cAMP-dependent protein kinase type II-beta regulatory subunit isoform X2, which yields MSIEIPEGLTELLQSFTVEVLRNQPRDLLEFALQYFTQLKENEARAAAFGNEQHPPLRAAKAVNFIEEAMQIDSENGDDEDDDEEFVAPVINRFIRRPSVCAEAFNPDEDEEDKEPRVTYPKTDEQRQRLQEACKDILLFKNLDQEQMSQVLDAMFEKIVCAGEHIIDQDDDGDNFYVIERGTFDILLKSEGTTRTVGSYDNRGSFGELALMYNTPRAATIVATSPGALWCLDRLTFRRIIVKNNAKKRRMYEAFIETLPLLTSLEVSERMKVVDVLSSKVYNNGEQIIAQGDLADCFYIVESGEVRITMKRNRLKTDTELEEVDIATCTRGQYFGELALVTNKPRAASAYAVENVKCLVMDVQAFERLLGPCMDIMKRNIANYEEQLVTLFGSQMEIEEPNA from the exons ATGAGTATAGAAATCCCCGAGGGCTTGACGGAGCTTTTACAGAGCTTTACGGTGGAGGTGTTGAGGAATCAGCCGCGGGATCTTTTGGAGTTCGCCCTGCAGTATTTCACCCAGCTGAAGGAGAACGAAGCGCGGGCGGCCGCTTTCGGCAATGAGCAGCATCCGCCTCTGCGCGCAGCCAAAGCCGTTAACTTCATCGAGGAGGCCATGCAGATCGACTCGGAGAACGGAGACGACGAGGATGACGATGAGGAATTCGTAG CGCCAGTCATAAACAGATTCATAAGACGACCTTCTG TATGTGCAGAAGCCTTCAACCCAGATGAAGACGAGGAGGACAAAGAGCCCAGG GTAACTTATCCAAAAACAGATGAACAGAGACAAAGACTACAGGAAGCCTGCAAGGACatacttctttttaaaaatcttgacCAG GAGCAAATGTCCCAAGTTCTGGACGCGATGTTTGAGAAGATAGTTTGTGCTGGGGAACATATCATTGATCAAGATGATGACGGAGACAACTTTTATGTAATTGAAAG AGGGACTTTTGACATCCTTTTGAAATCAGAGGGCACCACAAGAACAGTAGGCTCATATGACAACCGTGGGAGTTTCGGGGAACTGGCGCTGATGTATAACACCCCACGTGCTGCCACCATTGTTGCTACCTCACCTGGTGCCTTGTGGTGCCTA GATCGATTGACATTCAGAAGGATTATTGTAAAAAACAATGCCAAGAAGAGGAGAATGTATGAAGCTTTCATTGAGACCCTTCCACTGCTCACATCTTTGGAG GTCTCAGAAAGAATGAAGGTGGTGGATGTCTTGTCGTCCAAAGTGTACAACAATGGAGAGCAGATCATTGCACAA GGTGACCTGGCAGACTGTTTTTACATCGTAGAGTCAGGTGAGGTTAGAATCACCATGAAGAGGAACCGG TTGAAAACAGATACAGAGCTCGAGGAGGTGGACATCGCCACATGCACTAGGGGGCAGTACTTTGGAGAATTAGCCCTTGTCACAAACAAGCCAAGGGCCGCTTCTGCATATGCTGTGGAAAATGTCAAATGCTTAG TAATGGATGTTCAAGCATTTGAGAGGTTACTGGGGCCGTGCATGGACATCATGAAACGCAACATCGCTAACTATGAAGAGCAGTTGGTTACGCTATTTGGAAGTCAGATGGAAATAGAAGagccaaatgcataa
- the LOC128539697 gene encoding cAMP-dependent protein kinase type II-beta regulatory subunit isoform X1, with product MSIEIPEGLTELLQSFTVEVLRNQPRDLLEFALQYFTQLKENEARAAAFGNEQHPPLRAAKAVNFIEEAMQIDSENGDDEDDDEEFVAPVINRFIRRPSVCAEAFNPDEDEEDKEPRVTYPKTDEQRQRLQEACKDILLFKNLDQEQMSQVLDAMFEKIVCAGEHIIDQDDDGDNFYVIERGTFDILLKSEGTTRTVGSYDNRGSFGELALMYNTPRAATIVATSPGALWCLDRLTFRRIIVKNNAKKRRMYEAFIETLPLLTSLEVSERMKVVDVLSSKVYNNGEQIIAQGDLADCFYIVESGEVRITMKRNRNCHWDVCSQLKTDTELEEVDIATCTRGQYFGELALVTNKPRAASAYAVENVKCLVMDVQAFERLLGPCMDIMKRNIANYEEQLVTLFGSQMEIEEPNA from the exons ATGAGTATAGAAATCCCCGAGGGCTTGACGGAGCTTTTACAGAGCTTTACGGTGGAGGTGTTGAGGAATCAGCCGCGGGATCTTTTGGAGTTCGCCCTGCAGTATTTCACCCAGCTGAAGGAGAACGAAGCGCGGGCGGCCGCTTTCGGCAATGAGCAGCATCCGCCTCTGCGCGCAGCCAAAGCCGTTAACTTCATCGAGGAGGCCATGCAGATCGACTCGGAGAACGGAGACGACGAGGATGACGATGAGGAATTCGTAG CGCCAGTCATAAACAGATTCATAAGACGACCTTCTG TATGTGCAGAAGCCTTCAACCCAGATGAAGACGAGGAGGACAAAGAGCCCAGG GTAACTTATCCAAAAACAGATGAACAGAGACAAAGACTACAGGAAGCCTGCAAGGACatacttctttttaaaaatcttgacCAG GAGCAAATGTCCCAAGTTCTGGACGCGATGTTTGAGAAGATAGTTTGTGCTGGGGAACATATCATTGATCAAGATGATGACGGAGACAACTTTTATGTAATTGAAAG AGGGACTTTTGACATCCTTTTGAAATCAGAGGGCACCACAAGAACAGTAGGCTCATATGACAACCGTGGGAGTTTCGGGGAACTGGCGCTGATGTATAACACCCCACGTGCTGCCACCATTGTTGCTACCTCACCTGGTGCCTTGTGGTGCCTA GATCGATTGACATTCAGAAGGATTATTGTAAAAAACAATGCCAAGAAGAGGAGAATGTATGAAGCTTTCATTGAGACCCTTCCACTGCTCACATCTTTGGAG GTCTCAGAAAGAATGAAGGTGGTGGATGTCTTGTCGTCCAAAGTGTACAACAATGGAGAGCAGATCATTGCACAA GGTGACCTGGCAGACTGTTTTTACATCGTAGAGTCAGGTGAGGTTAGAATCACCATGAAGAGGAACCGG aattGTCATTGGGATGTCTGCTCACAGTTGAAAACAGATACAGAGCTCGAGGAGGTGGACATCGCCACATGCACTAGGGGGCAGTACTTTGGAGAATTAGCCCTTGTCACAAACAAGCCAAGGGCCGCTTCTGCATATGCTGTGGAAAATGTCAAATGCTTAG TAATGGATGTTCAAGCATTTGAGAGGTTACTGGGGCCGTGCATGGACATCATGAAACGCAACATCGCTAACTATGAAGAGCAGTTGGTTACGCTATTTGGAAGTCAGATGGAAATAGAAGagccaaatgcataa